The following DNA comes from Alnus glutinosa chromosome 6, dhAlnGlut1.1, whole genome shotgun sequence.
agagtgaaaaagaaagagagaggatttcggccatagtgagagcaagagaggaaaaattcagttacattgcaaaaaaaagtgagatcaagagagcattattttcacaccagccccttattgtactcatgtacaaggaggctcttttatgtactaatgatctcgtcggtactttgccgagcaatattgtttctcttttgcagaagtttgaagatgtctttcccgaagaggtacctagtggcttacctccaatccgagggattgaacatcaaattgatttcatacccggtgcatcaattcctaaccgacctgcttataggagcaatcctgaggagaccaaggaacttcagaggcaagtaggtgaattattggagaaggggtatgtgcgtgaaagcatgagtccttgtgcggtcccggtgctattagttcctaagaaggatggaatatggagaatgtgtgttgactgccgggccatcaacaacataacggtaaagtatcgtcatcctattcctaggttagatgatatgctggatgaattgcatggttcttgtgtctttacaaaaattgatcttaagagtggatatcatcaaattaggatgaaggaaggtgatgaatggaaaactacttttaaaactaaatatggtttgtatgaatggttagtgatgcctttcggcttaactaatgcgccaagcacatttatgcgtttgatgaaccatgttttgcgtgcatttattggcagatttgtagttgtgtattttgatgatatcctaatttatagcaaaaacttggaagaacatgtgatgcatttaaaatctgttttggaaatcttgaggaaagaaaagttgtttgctaatctcaagaagtgcaccttttgcacggataagcttgtgtttcttggttttgttgttagtaagagaggaattggggtggacgaggaaaaggtgaaggcaatccaagagtagccaacgcctacaacaatcagccaagtgaggagtttccacggcttagctagcttctatagacggtttgtgcgtgattttagtagcttagccgcccctcttactgaagtcatcaagaaaaatgtgccgtttaagtggggaaaagaacaagaaaatgcatttaatctgatcaaagaaaagttaactaatgcacctttgcttgttttacctaactttgctaaaacttttgaaattgagtgtgatgcttcaggaataggtattggagctgttttgatgcaaggtggtcatccagttgcttatttcagtgaaaagttgagtggggcagccctaaattaccccacttatgataaggaaatgtatgccttggtaagggctttggaaaattggcagcactatctatggccaaaggaatttgtgattcacacagatcatgaatctttgaagcatttgaaaggacagcaaaggttgaacaaacgccatgccaagtgggtggaattcattgaaacatttccttatgtgatcagatacaagcaaggtaaggaaaatgtggtggctgatgcattgtcccgaaggtatgctttactttccattttagatacaaaattgcttggctttgaatatattaaggatttgtatgcacaagattctgattttgctgatgtgttcaatgcatgtgaaaaagtggcgtttgataagttttataggcaagatggatttttgtttcgggaaaataaactgtgtgtgcctatgtgttctttgcgtgaattgcttgtgagagaagctcatggtggtggtttgatgggtcattttggtgtagctaagactttaggaattttgcatgatcattttttttggcctcatatgaaacgtgatgtggaaagaatctgtgagaagtgtatcacgtgtaaacatgctaagtctaagttgaaaccccatggtttgtacacccctttgccaatacctagtgaaccttggactgatatttctatggattttgttttaggtttacctaggactaagagggggagagattcaatttttgtggtggtagatagattttccaagatggcacacttcattgcttgtcataaaactgatgatgcatcacatatagctgatttgttcttcaaagaaattgttaagttacatggcatgcctaggaccattgtttctgatagggatgcaaagtttttgagttacttttggaagactttgtggggaaagttgggaaccaaattgttgttttctactgcttgtcatccacaaacggatggtcaaactgaagtagtaaatagaactttgtcttctttgttgcgtgctatcattaaaaagaatttgaaaacatgggaagattgtttgccacatgttgaatttgcttacaatagaagtatacattctgcaactaagttttcaccatttgaaattgtttatggctttaacccattgtcacctttggatttaactcctttacctttgagtgaacgtgtgaacttagatggcaaaaagaaggcagaatttgtaaagatgattcatgaaaaggcacggctgaacattgaaaggaggactcaacaatatgtccatcaagccaacaagggacgcaagaaggtagtatttgaaccaggagattgggtttggttacacttaaggaaggaacgttttccagagaaacggcgttcaaaactcctacctcggggtgacggaccattccaagtagtggagcgcatcaatgataatgcctacaagcttgacttaccgagtgagtatggtgttagtgcaagctttaatgttgctgatttgtctccatttgatgtaggtgatgatttgaggacaaatccttctcaagagggggagaatgatggaaaccaaggagctggacatgctgatcatacacatgggaatggggctgaagttgtgcaagaccctttgtcacttcctagtggcccaattacaagacttagagccaaacgtttcaaggaagcactaaatgggctaatccaagagaattgggctgattctaaaaagaccaagatgggctcaaataataatcaaggcttagtccatgtcatcaaagcagttgaagaggataattagcatgcaaaaacgtgaccagcttggtttgaccattaaagggtgtgaactcgttgagtttcaaggatattaaataggggaatgaacttggtcttggctggttatgaatttagtcatttagttattttggttgcctctagaagtccaaagagacctaaaaatattgggacttgtttatgttggcacttgtgtgcttttaaagctataattaagacttttcctattcttggagggttgttccaagtatatatatgggcataacgaattttgtaagggatatagaattttgttttcagaaaattattattgtgaggtcttgtgttcctctttgttcttgaaagaactttttgagcttatcaagttaatcttgtggcgttcaaacaaccaaacttatcaccttgattcttgaagagattcagattcttggtgtggcgtttcaatccttcgtagtcttggtttctcatctagttaggtgacgggtcaagcctcaacaattcttgtctacacgatcttggggtttcaaaccatcattgctatcgggtttcatcacatttgttggtggagttcatatcagaTTGAAGGTGCTCGACCAACCTACCTAAGCAGCGATTCAAGCCTCCCTACGCTCCACCTCCTAGTGATGCCCCCCGGCCTACCTTTAGCAGTGATTCTCAGTCTTTCCTAGGACAGTAGCTCTACGGGCCTTCTCCTCTAGAACCAGTCAAAAGCTAGTGACTATAGAACCAGTAGCAAGCCAGTAAGCAAGTAGAAAGCcggtaaataaataattactttTAATAAGAATACTTAGTTGAGGGATGATTCTCCAttaatcttttcttttggttagGTGATTCCACCAGCTTTTTCCTTTCCAGATCGAGATCCATATTTGGGTTTTCGAAAGCGAGATCCTGTTCGAGATCGATAGCTTGCCTATATTAATAAGGAAACACCAGCATCAGCAGTAGTATATCCAGCAGCATCAGTCGGTTAAGCAGTAGATTAAGCAAGTGATTTAGTTGTTTATGGGTCAGTTGATTCTGGTGATGCACCTGTAGTTATTGAAGGAGTTGACTGAGCAAAGGCATCAGAGTAAGCGTCAGTGGATTTTCTGTCATTTCCACTTGGACCTTCGCTAGCTAAGCTACACACCAAGGGATATAGGAACGGAGCTTATTCCAGATCGTGAAGAGCCAGACCCTACGCTAGCAGCATATCCAGCACCCGAACCATAAATAGCAAGAGCGAAGGCAAAGCCAGATGCAGATCCTACAAGGGCAGGTGCAGATCCTACAAGGACAGGTACACCAGTCGATTAAGCTGTTGACTAAGCGGTTGATCTCGATCCAGCAAATGATTATTCTGATGATCCACTTTCAGAGCCATAGCCAGCATAAGCAGCATCAGAGCCAGACCTATGACTAGTAGATCCATCACCAGTAGCAGGAAAGGCAGGAGCAAGAGCAAGGAAAGCATATGAGCTAGTTCTTTATCCAGCAGCAGTAGAGGCAGCAAGAGCGAAGGCAGGGAAGACAGCTATACTACTACGGCTATCTAGCCCGAAGCCACCAAAGCCAAGCCATCGATGACCTTGATGCTGCGTATCGCACGCTTGTTCTATTTCTTTATATAGTTATAACGCTCTAATTAACTGACAAAGCGTCCGTTCGCGGAGGTTGTTGTACTTTTCGTAGTTGCTTGTagttttcagatttttttagtGTTCAGTGTAACTTAGTACAAGATCGAAAAGAATGCTCTTCGGAGCTGTAATGCCCAAAAACTCCCATGCCTTTCTTGGCCCAACCGGCTGGCTATTTTCGACAAGCCTTTCTTCATAGAGGAGGAAGCAGAACGATACTTTAATGGGGCTATGATGGTTGTACATGGGGATATCGTACCTTTTTTTCAATTCGTTTATAAGCTATTCAATAAATGTTTGCTTAGTCAAGAAGCTGGTGGTGCTCACACTGGGAATGTGACACACAATCACATTTCTGTGAATTGTTGTAATCCTGGTGCCACTTTGTCCTTTCATACATCCCATGAGACAGCGCACCAGGACAGTAACTTGCAGGAAGTGGTCTCTAACATTCCCGGTTCACCCGGGTTGGTGGAGTCGTTCCATAGCGCTGTTATCGACAGCCCTCGTGCATCATTTGAAATGATTCCTCTTCCTATTGCTCGTTGTGATGCAGCGGAACCATGGCAATTAGGATCTCAAGACGCAGCAACACCTATGATGCAAGGAATAATGGACTTACATCACgatatctttttcttcctcattctGATTTTGGTTTTCGTATCATGGATCTTGGTTCGCGCTTTATGGCATTTCCACTATCAAAAAAATCCAATCCCGCAAAGGATTGTTCATGGAACTACTATCGAGATTCTTCGGACCATCTTTCCTAGTATCATCCCGATGTTCATTGCTATACCATCATTTGCTCTCTTACACTCAATGGACGAGGTAGTAGTAGATCCAGCCATTACTATCAAAGCTATTGGACATCAATGGTATCGGACTTATGAGTATTCAGACTATAACAATTCCGATGAACAGTCACTCACTTTTGACAGTTATACGATTCCAGAAGATGATCTAGAATTTGGTCAATCACGTTTATTAGAAGTGGACAATAGAGTGGTTGTACCAGCCAAAACTCATCTACGTATTATTGTAACATCTGCTGATGTACCTCATAGTTGGGCTGTACCTTCCTCAGGTGTCAAATGTGATGCTGTACCTGGTCGTTTAAATCAGATCTCCATTTCGGTACAACGAGAAGGAGTTTACTATGGTCAGTGCAGTGAGATTTGTGGAACTAATCATGCCTTTACGCGTGCGCTCGGAAACATAGGCCGACTGCTGAGCCCACTCTGGCTCAGCCGCACCACCTGTGGTGCGAGCCACCCGAGAAGCAAGCTATTACAGCGAGCGGCTGGAGCTATAGGGAGCCGAGGAGCAAGGCAGTAGATAAGATAGAAGAAGGGGCCAGGCTCCCGGTGGAGCAGAGGAGACGGTTAGGATAACGAACTTGAAACGCGGAGCCCGAGCGGCCGGCGAGCGAGTGGTTAGTGGCCAATAGCGCCCTAGTTGATGGCATTCCTCTCTGCGGCTGGCACTCGAGGAACCACAGGGCACTCCATACGGAGCAAGCAAGTCTTAGGGATGAGACGCCCGCGCAAGGACCTCAATTCTCATTAGGAGGTCGAACCAAGGACCTATGGAAGTCGGGGCTACCCCGTCCCCATGGGCAACGCAACAGTGTCCTGAGGGAGGAGTTTAGAGGCCTTATAGTAGCACggacttctttttctttctaggtCATGCGAAGGGGGCCAGTCCAAGATCGTACTGTTCCTCTACAAAGACAACAGACGCTCTCAATGGCTAGGCGCCACTCTCTTTCTGAGTTATTCCAGCTTCTTCATGATTTCGTGCCGCGGTgaacaaacaaaaccaaaaaaaaaagagggccGTCTCCGCTACAGGAGAAGGACCTGCAACGGCAGAGACTATTGACCCTATTCTTGTTCCTAGTCGTCTGTTACGAGTCCGGGAAGCCTGGAATCCTAAATATGAGGGATCCCTCAAAATAGAGAAGGGCGGGCAGGGCTTCCGCAAGGGCCTCACCCCTCTTCCCGGTCAAGATAGATGGGAAGGGGCCCTATCAAGTTAAGGGCATAACCAGCCTCTTTATTTATGTACGTACACCTTTGTTTCAGGGTGGGGCCGCCCTTCCTCCTGCTAATCCGGCCATTTCCGAACCTGTCTTTCCCACCCCATTCAATTCATTGGAGGACTTCTCAATTCTTGCGATTCTCAGCCCCCTTAGCTTATTATTATGAAAAGGGAAAAGGGCTTTTTCAGCTTGCTGCTCGCTTTCTCGCTTCCGAGAGGCGAAGGGAGCCTGACTTACGGTTTCCAAGCCTGGCGCGAAGCGAAGGGATTGGATTTCACCTATGATCAGATCAGTGGGCAACCATAGTTTACTTTTTTCGTGGTGTTGTTGACGTTGTTGAAAGCTAATTTTTAAGTAGGCCTCGCTTTTCGGAGCTGCTCCCAGCTCACACTATGGTGGAGGAGGTGCCGTGAAGATCTAGGAGTGTGAGCAGTACGAGCTGAAAGGCTCCCATACTGTTTGGAGGGCAGGGGGCATAGATGCCAAACAAACCTGACCCCTATCTATCTTTGTAGAAGCTGTTCCTAGGAAAGATTATGGTTCTCGGGTATCCAATCAATTAATCCCCCAAACCGGGGAAGCTTAAGCGGAAATGAAAGAGTAGGGTGAGGGATAAGGGGGGAAGCCACTAAATGGAAGGCTTCGCTCGCTCGCTCTAACGCTCGTTTAGTAGACAGCGAGTGGAGTGCATAAGCCCTTTTAGAGATAGGGGCGAGTACTACACGAGCTCGTAAGTCAAGTACGGAATGAGCCTTGTCTACGAAGCAGAGCGACCTCGTCTTGCTTGCTTCTGGCGAAGCTTCTAGCACTAGATAATAGGCATTCATGTATGGTAGGAATACTACTTATTAGGCCGACCATTACATAGGAGCGATAGCGAAGCCAAGCCGTTTAAAGGCGAGCAGCCCTTATAGCTATAGCAAACGGCCTACTTATAGCCCTATTTTTCCCCGTTTTCAATAAGCCCCGCCTGGGCCCCTCTCTGATAAGGAAGGAAATAACCTAAAAAGATCATATGAAAAAGCTCCTTGAACGAATTTATGGAGTGCTTTTTCCATTTCTTGTTGGCTATATGTGGAGACTCCTTCTTTTCAAGCTTTTTTCGGGAACTCAGAATTTCGAACCATTTTTAGATCTCCCCTTATCCCTCTATCTGTTTATGGATTCTAATCCAGTGGATTTCTCTCCGAATTTATCTTTCCCCCCTTCCGTTAACCAAGAGGAAATATTTCAGGAATTGGATGGGGAAGGGCAGCAGCCTATAGAGGTGGATCCAAGTACCCCCGATTCCGATTTGTTTGACCTCGATAAAGAGGGGGATAAAATAACCTTTTATGAAGATACCATTTCCGACCTCGTCCATGAATTAAGAGATGAAGAAAAAAGGCCACTCCCCGACGAGCCACACCGAATAAACCGATCTATTGATCGAGTCAGGGAGAATTTTAGTGCTCCCGacaaaaaagagagtgatagtCTAGCAGGAATTGCCAAGGAAATACAGGAAAATCGCCTGATGAGTCgggcatatttttatttcaattcttACCTCGACATAGAGGTAAAAGATGATCTAACTGGAGTTACTGAAGAGGAACTGATAAAAGACCATGATGAAGGAAGTTAAATTTCATAGTCATAGTCGGATCCCCAAAGTGTTCCCGGACCGCATGCATACATCCGCAAGTAACCTTAGTGCAACATGGCAAATTTCATTGAGAGGAatcagcaaagaaaagaaaacggGTCATCATCTTAATGTGTATTTGAGAGATTGTCCTCGGGCTGAGGAGTGTCCAAGCAGTGGGGAGCTGGCTTTTGGTGCCCAATCTTGGACAATGGGCGAAAGCCCGATCCATTGATCAATATCGCGTGATTGTTCTATCTATCGCTGTAGCTGCGAGCGCTTCATCTATCTGGTCTTTCATCCTTGATTAGTCTTTCGGTGATCTTATATCTACAACAATTCCGTCGCCATCTACCAAAACGAGTAGGAGCTACATCCTTCTTCTTACTGACAGCTACGTGCTGGCTTTTTCATTCTTCCCTACCATCCCGGCAAGCGCTGGAACTTCTTCCATCCTCGTGTACTCTTCTTGCTCGCTCTCCAGGTTTGGCCCGGCTGAACCTCCTTCTCTAGACCTCCGTTGACCTGCTTCTTCCTTAACTAAAAGTGACCGATGTGAAGAAGTGACGATGACGATGCCAAGCAAATTCCTAGCAGGGCTGCTGACACGCGAATTACGACCAAGCACTCCACCCCATAAAAATCCTTCGATCTCTGACCGTGCTTTTCACATTTCCCTTGGAAGGAAAGGACACTCTCTGAGGCGCATCTTTGTGTGTTAGATTTGAGAGCCTTTACTTGACTATTCCTATGAGTGGCTTACCACGCCACCACCTCCCAAAGTTAAACCGTCTTCAATCGAAAGGAAAGATACGCGGCTACCAAGGTCTTCTCTCTCTTCAGCAATCTTCCTAGCTACAATCCTTTAAGAAACATTATGTACAAGAGTTAagtgaaaaattgattttatattcttatatatattacaagtTGGATCATGCAGACTGACGAGATACGTACTCCTCCTGTTCGAACCGGGGTTTGAAAAAAAACTCCTCCTCAGGAGGATAGGAGGGATGGGGTTTCTCTCGCTTTTGGATGACGTCTGCCTTGCTTCTAGTGAAGGAGAGAATTCCCCTTAGGTCGCCAAACTAGCACCTACGACTAAGGGGAATGGAATGTCGACCACAGGGTGAGAGAATCTTCTAATACGAGGGCGAGAACTAGTTTTCGTCCTTCGCTCTACCTACTTCTAAGGATAATAGATCTATATAGGGAGAATTCACTTGGAAGCCTTCTCCTTTAGATAAATACCCTCTTTGTCCCCCGCCGGGTGACAAAGCCATTTTTTGTGATATAACATTTTGGTGCAAGGAGCTGCGGAATCTTCTACTGGTACATGGACAAACTGCCTCTGCGGAAGAGACTTAGCTCTTATATGCCTAGCCCACGCCGGCTCTAGTTgcgtaaaaaatgattgatttacCCATTCAAAGCAACGAATAAAACTGCGttccattcttttttcttattattctaTATTTCTGAAATGCATCTGATCCAGAAGAAAAGCGTCAAGGGCTGGTAAGGTATGCCAATGCTTGAAGAAAGGTGGTAGCGTTTTATACCTTATAGCTTCACAGTTACAAAGACCTTCATTTTGCTCATTCATGAAGCACCGTCAGAGAATTCTTATTACTTACCTTAACCCATGTAGA
Coding sequences within:
- the LOC133870519 gene encoding cytochrome c oxidase subunit 2, encoding MVVHGDIVPFFQFVYKLFNKCLLSQEAGGAHTGNVTHNHISVNCCNPGATLSFHTSHETAHQDSNLQEVVSNIPGSPGLVESFHSAVIDSPRASFEMIPLPIARCDAAEPWQLGSQDAATPMMQGIMDLHHDIFFFLILILVFVSWILVRALWHFHYQKNPIPQRIVHGTTIEILRTIFPSIIPMFIAIPSFALLHSMDEVVVDPAITIKAIGHQWYRTYEYSDYNNSDEQSLTFDSYTIPEDDLEFGQSRLLEVDNRVVVPAKTHLRIIVTSADVPHSWAVPSSGVKCDAVPGRLNQISISVQREGVYYGQCSEICGTNHAFTRALGNIGRLLSPLWLSRTTCGASHPRSKLLQRAAGAIGSRGARQ